In a single window of the Blastopirellula marina genome:
- a CDS encoding DALR domain-containing protein, whose product SKRSPGDFALWKKAKPGEPSWDSPWGQGRPGWHIECSAMSKSILGETFDIHGGGLDLTFPHHENEIAQSECCHGKPMVNYWMHNGLLRSDPSAGKIGGKAEREKGATEGEAASGKMSRSGGAGGLHSLIDRQGGERIRFFLLRTHYRSTILFSEPAIEEAGIGLDTFYRLFERYERITGISFYDIETAKTRKEGEIEAGSDELLTLLKKHRDAYLEKMDDDFNTGGGVSELFEIVRGVNKYIDQNKLEETKGADTSSLDQAMATIRELSAILGLFTDKPEADSSEDAGLVDALMGLVIEIRANSRKKKDFETSDLIRDRLTECGITLEDRKDGTLWRKG is encoded by the coding sequence CCAGCAAACGCTCGCCGGGGGACTTCGCCCTGTGGAAGAAAGCCAAGCCTGGCGAACCTTCCTGGGACAGCCCGTGGGGACAAGGTCGCCCAGGCTGGCATATCGAATGCTCGGCGATGAGCAAAAGCATTCTCGGCGAGACCTTTGATATCCACGGTGGCGGTCTCGACCTGACCTTCCCCCATCACGAAAACGAAATTGCCCAAAGCGAATGCTGCCACGGCAAGCCGATGGTCAACTACTGGATGCACAACGGACTACTGCGAAGCGACCCGAGCGCCGGCAAGATCGGCGGCAAGGCCGAACGCGAAAAAGGTGCGACCGAAGGGGAAGCCGCCAGCGGCAAGATGAGCCGTAGCGGTGGCGCTGGCGGTTTGCACTCGCTAATCGACCGCCAGGGGGGCGAACGCATTCGCTTCTTCCTGCTACGAACCCATTACCGCAGCACGATCCTGTTCAGCGAACCAGCGATCGAAGAGGCCGGTATCGGGCTCGATACGTTCTACCGTTTGTTCGAACGCTACGAACGGATCACCGGCATCAGCTTCTATGACATCGAGACCGCCAAAACCCGCAAGGAAGGCGAGATCGAAGCTGGCAGCGACGAACTTCTGACACTGCTCAAGAAGCATCGCGACGCTTACCTCGAAAAGATGGACGACGACTTCAACACCGGTGGCGGTGTGAGCGAGTTGTTCGAGATCGTCCGCGGCGTGAACAAGTACATCGACCAGAACAAGCTGGAAGAGACCAAGGGTGCCGATACCAGTTCGCTGGATCAAGCCATGGCTACCATTCGCGAATTGTCTGCCATCCTGGGTTTGTTTACCGACAAGCCGGAAGCCGATTCGAGCGAAGATGCCGGACTGGTCGATGCCCTGATGGGCCTGGTCATCGAGATTCGAGCCAACTCGCGGAAGAAGAAAGACTTCGAAACGAGCGACCTCATCCGCGATCGCCTGACCGAGTGCGGCATCACGCTGGAAGACCGCAAAGACGGTACGCTCTGGCGTAAAGGTTAA
- the ruvA gene encoding Holliday junction branch migration protein RuvA, with amino-acid sequence MITKITGKLVSVEITSVTIAADPFEYEVLVPEFVRRQVQSQIGQKVSFHTINYLDGDPSRGRMSPRLVGFSNHIEREFFELFCSVDGVGVKKALRAMVRPVQEVANQIEQQDAKGLSALPGIGPATADRIVAKLRRKVPKFALLISGADGESPEISRDVVTETFEVLLQLGHSETQARKLLDAAVAEKKSYKDVDSLVQAVYKIAHQEG; translated from the coding sequence TTGATTACGAAAATCACCGGCAAACTGGTCTCGGTCGAAATCACCAGCGTGACGATTGCCGCCGACCCCTTCGAATACGAAGTGCTGGTGCCGGAGTTCGTGCGTCGCCAGGTTCAGTCGCAAATTGGCCAAAAGGTTTCCTTTCACACAATCAACTACCTGGACGGCGATCCTTCCCGCGGGAGAATGAGCCCTCGCCTGGTTGGTTTTTCCAATCACATCGAACGCGAGTTTTTCGAGCTGTTTTGCTCCGTGGACGGGGTCGGCGTAAAAAAAGCTTTGCGGGCCATGGTCCGTCCGGTCCAAGAAGTCGCTAATCAGATCGAACAACAGGATGCTAAAGGACTATCGGCCTTGCCTGGGATCGGTCCGGCCACCGCCGACCGAATTGTGGCGAAGCTGCGCCGTAAGGTCCCGAAATTTGCCTTGTTGATCTCCGGAGCGGATGGCGAGAGCCCCGAAATTTCGCGAGACGTCGTCACGGAAACCTTCGAGGTTCTCCTGCAACTGGGTCACTCGGAAACCCAAGCCAGAAAGCTACTCGACGCAGCCGTCGCCGAGAAAAAGAGCTACAAGGACGTGGATTCCTTAGTCCAGGCAGTGTACAAAATTGCTCATCAAGAGGGATAA
- the ruvC gene encoding crossover junction endodeoxyribonuclease RuvC: MRKRILGIDPGLNITGYGVIDVGPSGVSIVEAGVVRGKSRGDVPARVREIYEGITDVITSLKPTVMAMEELYSHYERPKTAIIMGHARGVLCLAAAQNDLTFHSYAATQIKKILTGSGRAPKSQMQDSIRRELGLSAVPEPADVADALAVALCHHYLSKIATTI; encoded by the coding sequence ATGCGGAAACGTATCCTTGGCATCGATCCTGGTCTTAACATCACCGGCTATGGTGTGATCGATGTCGGTCCGTCTGGTGTTTCGATTGTTGAAGCGGGAGTGGTGCGTGGAAAATCGCGGGGAGACGTGCCAGCCCGAGTACGCGAGATTTATGAAGGCATCACCGACGTGATCACGTCGCTCAAACCGACGGTGATGGCGATGGAAGAGCTGTACTCGCACTACGAGCGCCCAAAAACGGCGATCATCATGGGACATGCCCGTGGCGTGCTCTGCCTGGCAGCGGCACAGAATGATTTGACCTTCCACAGCTACGCTGCCACGCAAATCAAAAAGATCCTGACCGGTAGCGGTCGTGCCCCTAAAAGCCAAATGCAAGACTCGATTCGTCGCGAACTTGGGCTTTCGGCCGTGCCAGAGCCTGCCGACGTGGCGGATGCCTTGGCGGTGGCATTGTGCCACCACTACCTCAGCAAAATCGCAACGACCATTTAA
- a CDS encoding zinc ribbon domain-containing protein translates to MSDLLEKCTVCGGLIDEEDLFCGNCGTEAPHRQDAHTPDSTLSTHSFSCSGCGAAMSYSAEAEALRCPFCGSTNLEKGKDHKVIAATKVIPFRVSEAEARKEMREAIGQGFWRPPDISERAVVKNMVPVYVPYWVFSADVATFWTADTSQTPMGASGDWYPLSGEHRARYEGVLVGASGALTPNETSQLCPFDMSQGISPKDAHLDQYTVEQFNVARKYARPMAKSGLESLERKAVDMKFVPPRSRNVQVNLRIQNMSSEPMLLPVWIMAYQYKDEVYRFLVNGQNGRSTGHGPVSYHRLFMVLGTVLAVGLGIAIIAMLCGGLASLFSG, encoded by the coding sequence ATGAGTGATCTGCTTGAGAAATGTACGGTTTGCGGTGGATTGATCGACGAGGAAGATCTGTTCTGTGGCAATTGCGGAACGGAAGCTCCTCACCGCCAAGACGCGCATACACCTGACTCCACACTATCCACCCACAGCTTCAGTTGCAGCGGATGCGGCGCGGCCATGAGCTATTCTGCCGAAGCGGAAGCTCTGCGATGCCCCTTTTGCGGATCGACAAACCTAGAAAAGGGGAAAGACCATAAAGTTATCGCGGCGACCAAGGTCATTCCGTTTCGCGTGTCAGAAGCTGAAGCACGAAAAGAAATGCGCGAGGCGATCGGCCAAGGCTTCTGGCGACCGCCCGACATCTCAGAGCGAGCGGTGGTGAAGAATATGGTACCGGTTTACGTACCGTACTGGGTGTTCTCGGCCGATGTCGCGACTTTTTGGACGGCTGATACAAGTCAGACACCGATGGGTGCCAGCGGTGACTGGTACCCTTTGTCAGGCGAACATCGAGCCCGTTACGAAGGCGTTTTGGTAGGGGCTAGTGGTGCCTTAACACCCAATGAAACATCTCAGCTCTGTCCCTTCGACATGAGCCAAGGCATTTCCCCCAAAGATGCCCACCTGGATCAGTACACGGTGGAGCAGTTCAACGTCGCTCGCAAGTATGCTCGCCCGATGGCCAAGTCGGGCCTCGAATCACTCGAGCGGAAAGCGGTTGATATGAAGTTCGTCCCGCCGCGAAGCCGCAACGTGCAGGTCAATCTTCGTATCCAGAATATGAGCAGCGAGCCAATGCTGTTACCAGTCTGGATTATGGCCTACCAGTACAAGGACGAAGTCTACCGATTTCTCGTCAACGGACAGAATGGACGCTCAACAGGGCACGGCCCTGTTTCGTATCACCGCCTGTTCATGGTGCTCGGCACAGTTCTCGCCGTAGGCTTAGGCATTGCGATCATTGCCATGCTTTGCGGAGGTCTGGCCAGCCTATTCAGCGGCTGA
- a CDS encoding zinc ribbon domain-containing protein, producing MPDVVDNEEQLVAAESVADDELVAAEVPQPQGTPCKACGCPVEPNDKFCPACGTPHEIKGVAEKKAEARQSIKKYFHCKTCGANVSIDPQELSYVCPFCDSTYVVEYSPEVSGRQLPEFVIPFRVTPDMAMEKFRAWIKGNDWYRPGDLHMAEIEDKLCGVYLPFWSFSMLAESRWSASIGEYWYKTESYTTMENGKMVTKTRRVQHTEWWPLSGRHHRYYSGYMISASKGLTQADADRIKPFTLLAAKRYEPYFLAGWAAEEYQMEIAEAQKICYEEFYRREQTNIRQFLPGDTSRSLVVKTEFSYENSDLYLLPIYLLTYRYQDKVYRFLVNGQTGLINGDKPVSWTRIWGVVGGGVGLLILFILIILLISVMMK from the coding sequence ATGCCGGACGTCGTAGACAATGAAGAACAGCTAGTCGCCGCCGAGTCGGTTGCGGACGATGAGTTAGTTGCTGCTGAGGTGCCTCAGCCGCAGGGCACGCCTTGCAAAGCGTGCGGCTGCCCGGTGGAACCGAACGATAAGTTCTGTCCTGCGTGCGGTACGCCTCACGAAATCAAAGGAGTAGCCGAGAAGAAAGCGGAAGCCAGGCAGTCGATCAAGAAGTATTTCCACTGCAAGACATGCGGCGCGAATGTTTCGATTGATCCACAAGAGTTGAGTTACGTCTGCCCTTTCTGCGATTCGACGTATGTCGTTGAGTACTCTCCCGAAGTCTCGGGCCGGCAACTGCCGGAGTTTGTGATTCCTTTCCGCGTGACGCCTGACATGGCAATGGAAAAGTTTCGCGCGTGGATTAAAGGAAACGATTGGTACCGGCCCGGTGACTTGCACATGGCCGAGATCGAAGACAAGCTCTGCGGTGTGTATCTTCCGTTCTGGAGCTTCTCGATGCTGGCCGAAAGTCGCTGGAGCGCCTCGATCGGTGAGTATTGGTACAAGACCGAATCGTACACGACCATGGAAAACGGAAAGATGGTCACCAAAACGCGCCGTGTTCAACATACGGAATGGTGGCCTCTTTCCGGCAGACACCATAGGTACTACAGCGGCTACATGATCTCGGCCAGCAAGGGTTTGACACAAGCGGATGCCGACCGTATCAAGCCATTTACCCTTTTGGCTGCCAAACGGTACGAACCGTACTTCCTGGCCGGCTGGGCAGCCGAAGAGTACCAGATGGAAATCGCCGAGGCACAAAAGATCTGCTACGAAGAATTCTATCGCCGCGAACAGACAAACATTCGCCAATTCCTGCCTGGCGATACGAGCCGTAGCCTGGTTGTGAAGACGGAATTCTCGTATGAAAACTCCGACCTGTATCTGCTGCCCATTTACCTGTTGACCTATCGCTACCAAGACAAGGTCTATCGGTTTCTGGTCAATGGACAAACGGGCCTGATCAACGGGGACAAGCCTGTCTCGTGGACTCGCATTTGGGGTGTCGTTGGTGGTGGCGTGGGTCTTTTGATCCTGTTCATTCTCATCATTCTGCTCATCTCAGTAATGATGAAATAA